The DNA region GGTATAATTGAGAGACATTGAATAAATCCAATGTAAAATGCATTTTTATAAGAAATGGATTCCAATTCAACCACATTAGATTTTGCTTCTTTTAATTTTTTATCCCAAATGATTAATAATAATCCGCCAAGAATCAAACTAAAGGAAACCACCCATGAATTAAACAAATAAGCTTTAATAATTTTATACATTAAAAAACCAATCGTTGCTGTTGGAAGAAAGGCAACGAACAATTTCCTATAAATTTCTATTCCATTAAAAAATCGTTTGATGTACATGACCGCAATAGCCAGAATCGCACCCAATTGAATTGAAATTTCAAATGTTTTAAGAAATTCTGAATTTTCAAGGCCTAAAAGATGAGAAGTAAGGATCATGTGCCCGGTAGAGGATATTGGCAGAAACTCCGTTATTCCTTCAACGATTGATAGTATCAAGGCATCCAATAAATTCATAGCTAACTAATTTCAAGAATAAGCGGCAAACATAAGAAGAAATTCATTAGTTTATTCAGCCTATACGTTTTCCTTGTGGGCTCTTAAAGTTGCCTTATGATATTCCACATGAATTCATATGATAATGAATGCTTTTCTATATTGAAACATTGCAGAATTGCAACATTTACCCTAAAGACTTTCATGCAATAGACTGTAATTTCCCTAGTGTTGGGTTTGAGGCTTTAATTTTGCCTTATTCTTTTTAGTTACAAAATCATACCAAGCTTTTTTACGCAGTGGGTGATCTTTGGGCTTTGAATACATTTTCGCCTTTTTCATTTTTACTACATAGGCTTTTGGGATAATGTTATTGATCTTGCCTTTGTATTCAATATCCCGATTGTTATTGCGCAGCGCATTTAAATAAGAAGAGGGTAACAAATAGCGACCTTCAGGCAATTTGATTCTGGAAATGATCTGTCCAAAATTTCGCAAAAAATGAAGGCAGTTATTGGCCCTTAATGAATATGCTTTGTGTTCCCATATTTTTTTTAAATGCAAACAGGCAATAAGTTCAAATTCAGAAATTTCCACAACAAAACTGTGCTCACGTTTACTATTCCAGTCATTTTTGATGGATCCATTCATATAACCTACGATCCCCGAAGTTTGCAAACCTCCTTTTGGATAAAAACCCCAGCAAGCTAGCAACAGGTTTTGTTTACTAGCTGTATCTTCTTTGATCAAGCCAACATAGGCATGACCAAACGATTGGCGTAAAGCCCCATCAAAAAATCCATCTTTTGCAAAAAAGACCAACCATTGGCGGGCATAAGATTCCGGATTCCAACTCAGGAATAGGATCGCTAAAATGAAAAATTTCTTAACCATCTCTGGTATTAGACTTCAATAGCTAAGTTATGTTAAATTTTCGACAATAAAAATTGATTTTTTTTTAAAATTCATATTCAGCTCGAAGCTCAGGATTCTTAGAATTCGACCAACAGGTATAGGCCTCTTTCATTAATTTTGAGTCCTAAATTGTAGCTTATGGTCACAGAAGTTGCTGTATATCAGCCAAAACATAAAATTCGCATCCTGACAGCAGCTTCCCTGTTTGACGGGCACGATGCTGCCATTAATATCATGCGTCGGATCATGCAGAGCAGTGGGGTCGAAATTATTCACCTGGGTCATAACCGATCTGCCCTGGAGATAGTAGATGCAGCTATTCAAGAAGACGTACAAGGTATTGCCATAACTTCCTATCAGGGTGGACACAACGAGTTTTTTAAATAC from Saprospiraceae bacterium includes:
- a CDS encoding undecaprenyl-diphosphate phosphatase, producing MNLLDALILSIVEGITEFLPISSTGHMILTSHLLGLENSEFLKTFEISIQLGAILAIAVMYIKRFFNGIEIYRKLFVAFLPTATIGFLMYKIIKAYLFNSWVVSFSLILGGLLLIIWDKKLKEAKSNVVELESISYKNAFYIGFIQCLSIIPGVSRAGASIIGGIFNGLNRNQATEFSFLLAVPTMLAATTYDLLKTPLHFNSEQLTLLSVGLIGAFISAWIAVRFLIRHLKQHGFGVFGWYRIALGLLFLILLSCSVI